A single genomic interval of Xyrauchen texanus isolate HMW12.3.18 chromosome 8, RBS_HiC_50CHRs, whole genome shotgun sequence harbors:
- the LOC127647981 gene encoding galanin receptor 2b-like, translating to MSDHEDLSKATGHWNASESYQLNPASVIVSVVFSLIFLLGTIGNSLVLAVLLRSGQVGYNTTNLFILNLSVADFFFIIFCVPFQATIYSLEGWVFGSFMCKVVHFFINLTMYASSFTLAAVSVDRYLAIRYPLRSRELRTPCNAVVAMVVIWGLSLVFAGPYLSYYDLIDFENSNVCVPGWEEHNRKVLDTCTFIFGYVIPVLIVSLSYTRTIKYLWTAVDPLDGMSESKRAKRKVTKMIIIVTVLFCICWLPYHVVILCYLYGDFPFNQTTYAFRLLSHCMAYANSCLNPIVYALVSKHFRKGFKKVFSCILSKKGRNKVHVVHVANTVPGFEAGSTEVSQMNEENARQNESETVNQPLKESQDTTMTITLPFQNQP from the exons ATGTCAGATCACGAGGACTTAAGTAAAGCCACGGGACACTGGAACGCCTCCGAGAGCTACCAGCTCAACCCAGCCAGTGTCATTGTCTCTGTGGTCTTCTCACTCATCTTCCTTCTGGGGACCATTGGGAACAGCCTGGTACTGGCTGTTCTCCTCAGAAGTGGGCAAGTCGGATACAACACCACTAATCTGTTCATCCTCAACCTCAGCGTTGCTGATTTCTTTTTCATTATCTTCTGTGTGCCTTTCCAAGCCACCATCTACTCTCTGGAGGGTTGGGTGTTCGGGTCCTTCATGTGCAAGGTGGTTCACTTCTTCATCAACCTCACCATGTATGCTAGCAGCTTCACCCTGGCTGCGGTCTCGGTTGACAG GTATTTGGCCATTCGTTACCCCCTGCGCTCCAGAGAATTGCGAACGCCATGCAACGCAGTAGTTGCAATGGTAGTAATTTGGGGACTGTCTCTTGTTTTTGCTGGGCCTTACTTGAGTTATTACGACCTCATCGATTTTGAAAACAGCAATGTGTGTGTGCCTGGCTGGGAGGAACATAACCGTAAAGTCCTGGACACCTGCACTTTCATTTTCGGCTATGTCATCCCAGTGCTTATCGTAAGCCTGTCCTATACACGCACCATCAAGTACCTCTGGACAGCCGTTGATCCTCTGGATGGCATGTCTGAGTCGAAACGAGCCAAGCGCAAAGTCACCAAAATGATCATCATAGTCACAGTGCTCTTTTGTATCTGTTGGCTACCATACCATGTGGTCATTTTGTGCTACCTCTATGGAGACTTCCCCTTCAACCAGACCACGTATGCTTTTAGGCTGCTGTCCCACTGCATGGCCTATGCAAACTCCTGCCTCAACCCGATTGTTTACGCCTTGGTGTCGAAACACTTTCGCAAGGGCTTTAAGAAGGTGTTCAGCTGCATCCTCAGCAAAAAGGGACGTAATAAGGTGCATGTGGTCCATGTGGCGAACACTGTTCCTGGCTTTGAAGCTGGCTCCACTGAAGTGTCTCAGATGAATGAAGAAAATGCCAGGCAGAACGAGAGTGAAACGGTCAACCAACCACTAAAGGAGTCGCAGGACACAACTATGACTATAACGTTACCCTTCCAGAACCAGCCCTGA